From one Catenuloplanes nepalensis genomic stretch:
- a CDS encoding putative bifunctional diguanylate cyclase/phosphodiesterase, translating into MSPEPAEPLAERVARAWARAISRTSYVSMAHRELIDYLSAPARRLVGVLESETYDPLIPYGIGSALVEDHFTEPASLDRTLAVLGEELAELGRTRRLAAVLGAIAAGFARALKERTLAEQESIRDAALTARSAAEEARWTSEARFRAIFAEAVIGIGVAELDGSIIDVNAAICEMFGYSRAEFLTQNVSTFIHPQDAPGVWEKYQDLVDGKLDHFRLEKPYARNGGGSIWTDLVVSLVRAHDGTPRFVVAMVEDITERHSLQLQLEHQALHDPLTDLPNRTLLFSRLEEALADPEPHGRVGLCYLDLDGFKAINDTLGHAAGDQLLRTVAGRLAAAVSGGAAHGTMVARMGGDEFVVLVPRSSGTAELVGVAEAALAAVRRPVTLDGRSLTVSASAGLIERPAGGDTSAAELMKAADTTLYWAKADGRDRWAFFDEDRYATDISRYRLSAELPRALAQHEFFVEYQPLVRLCDDGVAGVEALVRWQHPELGLLRPDLFVPLAEETGLIVPLGRWVLREACGQAARWRAAHPDKPLLVSVNVAVRQLREPGFVADVREALTTTGLEPAALQLELTESTLMGTTGEPLRRLRALADLGIRIAIDDFGTGYSNLAYLRDLPVTGLKLAGTFVTGRTRADLPDRVDREILAALVRLAHALGLTVIAEGVETAEQAALLRTLDCDMVQGWHYARAEHPDAFSTRLQSSC; encoded by the coding sequence GTGTCGCCCGAACCCGCTGAACCACTCGCGGAGCGCGTCGCCCGGGCCTGGGCCCGGGCGATCAGCCGCACCAGCTATGTGTCGATGGCGCACCGCGAGCTGATCGACTACCTCAGCGCGCCCGCACGGCGGCTCGTCGGCGTGCTGGAGTCGGAGACCTACGACCCGCTGATCCCGTACGGCATCGGCTCCGCACTGGTCGAGGACCACTTCACCGAACCGGCGTCGCTGGACCGCACGCTCGCGGTGCTGGGCGAGGAACTGGCCGAACTCGGCCGGACCCGGCGGCTCGCGGCCGTGCTCGGCGCGATCGCGGCCGGATTCGCCCGCGCGCTCAAGGAACGCACGCTCGCCGAACAGGAGAGCATCCGCGACGCCGCGCTCACCGCCCGGTCCGCCGCCGAGGAGGCGCGCTGGACCAGCGAGGCCCGCTTCCGGGCGATCTTCGCGGAGGCCGTGATCGGCATCGGCGTCGCGGAGCTGGACGGCTCGATCATCGACGTGAACGCGGCGATCTGCGAGATGTTCGGCTACTCGCGGGCGGAGTTCCTCACCCAGAACGTCTCCACGTTCATCCACCCGCAGGACGCGCCCGGCGTCTGGGAGAAGTATCAGGACCTGGTGGACGGCAAGCTCGACCACTTCCGGCTGGAGAAGCCGTACGCGCGCAACGGCGGCGGCAGCATCTGGACCGACCTGGTGGTGTCGCTGGTCCGCGCGCACGACGGCACACCCCGGTTCGTGGTCGCCATGGTCGAGGACATCACCGAGCGGCACTCGCTGCAGCTGCAACTCGAACACCAGGCGCTGCACGACCCGCTGACCGACCTGCCGAACCGGACGCTGCTGTTCAGCCGCCTGGAGGAGGCGCTCGCCGACCCGGAGCCGCACGGCCGGGTCGGGCTCTGCTACCTCGACCTGGACGGCTTCAAGGCGATCAACGACACGCTCGGCCACGCCGCCGGCGACCAGCTGCTGCGCACGGTCGCGGGCCGCCTCGCCGCCGCGGTCTCCGGCGGCGCCGCGCACGGCACCATGGTCGCGCGGATGGGCGGCGACGAGTTCGTGGTGCTGGTCCCGCGCTCGTCCGGCACCGCCGAACTGGTCGGCGTGGCCGAGGCCGCACTCGCCGCGGTCCGACGCCCGGTCACGCTGGACGGCCGCTCGCTCACGGTCTCCGCCAGCGCCGGGCTGATCGAGCGCCCGGCCGGCGGCGACACCAGCGCGGCCGAGCTGATGAAGGCCGCGGACACCACGCTCTACTGGGCCAAGGCCGACGGCCGGGACCGGTGGGCGTTCTTCGACGAGGACCGCTACGCCACCGACATCAGCCGCTACCGGCTCTCCGCCGAGCTGCCGCGCGCGCTGGCCCAGCACGAGTTCTTCGTGGAGTATCAGCCGCTGGTCCGCCTCTGCGACGACGGCGTGGCCGGCGTGGAAGCGCTGGTCCGCTGGCAGCACCCGGAGCTCGGCCTGCTCCGCCCGGACCTGTTCGTGCCGCTCGCCGAGGAGACCGGCCTGATCGTTCCGCTCGGCCGCTGGGTACTGCGCGAGGCCTGCGGCCAGGCCGCCCGCTGGCGCGCCGCGCACCCGGACAAACCGTTGCTGGTCAGCGTGAACGTGGCGGTCCGCCAGCTGCGCGAGCCCGGCTTCGTGGCCGACGTCCGCGAGGCACTGACCACCACCGGCCTGGAACCGGCCGCGCTGCAACTGGAGCTGACCGAGAGCACGCTGATGGGCACCACCGGCGAACCGCTGCGCCGCCTGCGCGCGCTCGCCGACCTGGGCATCCGGATCGCCATCGACGACTTCGGCACCGGCTACTCGAACCTGGCCTACCTGCGCGACCTGCCGGTCACCGGCCTCAAGCTGGCCGGCACGTTCGTCACCGGCAGGACCCGCGCCGACCTCCCGGACCGCGTCGACCGCGAGATCCTGGCCGCGCTGGTCCGCCTCGCCCACGCGCTCGGCCTCACCGTGATCGCCGAGGGCGTCGAGACCGCCGAACAGGCCGCCCTCCTCCGCACCCTCGACTGCGACATGGTCCAGGGCTGGCACTACGCCCGCGCCGAACACCCCGACGCCTTCAGCACCCGGCTGCAAAGCAGCTGCTGA
- a CDS encoding group II intron maturase-specific domain-containing protein, with product MHHRTSLTEKDLADCINPIVRGWMNHYGAFYRSALYPLLERINAYLLRWVRRKYKRLRGSRKARTSWNNAVRKRPRAFAHWAWVTHAPTVW from the coding sequence CTGCACCATCGCACAAGCCTGACCGAGAAGGACCTCGCCGATTGTATAAACCCGATCGTCCGGGGTTGGATGAACCATTACGGGGCGTTCTATCGATCTGCCCTATATCCCCTCCTGGAACGCATCAACGCCTACCTGCTGCGGTGGGTCCGCCGGAAGTACAAACGGTTGCGGGGTAGCAGGAAAGCCCGGACGTCCTGGAACAATGCCGTCCGGAAACGACCGCGTGCCTTCGCCCACTGGGCGTGGGTCACGCACGCCCCTACGGTCTGGTGA
- a CDS encoding PHP domain-containing protein yields the protein MGHGHPHTHDHDHSHDHDHGSTPDALDLSIPDAELSPADVSRRGFLRSAGLLGAAAGLTGAGTAAGVLGTPDIAVAHGGSNQTGDFTWRAGDHHIHTQYSSDAKYRVADHVQHGLAYGLDWLVITDHGGATHAKIGVEKVNPDIVAARETFPEALVFQGLEWNIPAAEHGTIIVHPGKKEVEVLKEFENNYDGSVKGASSQSAANEALAIAGLNFLAAAKRSRRVSDAMFFANHPARKGLDSPHEIRGWRDAQPEIALGFEGAPGHQAAAIPTSAFGPGAGRGFYDSSPGADSFAAYPLESYRTWGGFDWMTSTVGGLWDSLLAEGKPWWITANSDSHNVLWDTSIRGANSDFNANGRYNDPEHGVKPDVTAGDFWPGFYSRTHVGAAGGDYRHVMDGLRAGRVWVDHGGLIKSLDVRARVQGDRNRKGGTPLGGVLKVRKGTAVEVTIDVELADKPNWAQLLPVLARIDLIMGAVTGAAADRDVFTAPKTKVVKSFEVAKGKKTVSFTYSFGRVSSPFYFRVRGTDGNFSQPGIHGAAIDPVGPKLDVVGDADPWLDLWFYANPIWVLPS from the coding sequence ATGGGCCACGGCCACCCGCACACCCACGATCACGACCATTCGCACGACCACGACCACGGCTCCACGCCGGACGCGCTCGACCTGTCCATCCCGGACGCCGAGCTCTCCCCCGCCGACGTGAGCCGCCGCGGCTTCCTGCGCAGCGCGGGCCTGCTCGGCGCGGCCGCCGGCCTGACCGGCGCGGGCACCGCCGCGGGCGTCCTCGGCACGCCGGACATCGCGGTCGCGCACGGCGGCTCGAACCAGACCGGCGACTTCACCTGGCGCGCCGGCGACCACCACATCCACACGCAGTACAGCAGCGACGCGAAGTACCGGGTCGCCGACCACGTGCAGCACGGCCTCGCGTACGGGCTGGACTGGCTGGTCATCACGGACCACGGCGGCGCCACGCACGCCAAGATCGGCGTCGAGAAGGTCAACCCGGACATCGTCGCGGCGCGCGAGACGTTCCCCGAGGCGCTGGTCTTCCAGGGCCTGGAGTGGAACATCCCGGCCGCGGAGCACGGCACGATCATCGTCCACCCCGGCAAGAAGGAGGTGGAGGTCCTCAAGGAGTTCGAGAACAACTACGACGGCAGCGTCAAGGGCGCCAGCTCCCAGTCGGCCGCGAACGAGGCGCTGGCCATCGCCGGCCTCAACTTCCTCGCCGCCGCGAAGCGGAGCCGCCGGGTCAGCGACGCGATGTTCTTCGCGAACCACCCGGCCCGCAAGGGCCTCGACTCGCCGCACGAGATCCGCGGCTGGCGGGACGCGCAGCCGGAGATCGCGCTCGGCTTCGAGGGCGCGCCCGGTCACCAGGCCGCCGCGATCCCCACCTCCGCGTTCGGCCCGGGCGCCGGCCGCGGCTTCTACGACAGCAGCCCCGGCGCGGACTCGTTCGCGGCGTACCCGCTGGAGAGCTACCGCACCTGGGGCGGCTTCGACTGGATGACCTCCACGGTCGGCGGCCTCTGGGACAGCCTGCTCGCCGAGGGCAAGCCGTGGTGGATCACCGCGAACTCGGACTCGCACAACGTCCTCTGGGACACCTCGATCCGCGGCGCGAACAGCGACTTCAACGCGAACGGCCGCTACAACGACCCGGAGCACGGCGTCAAGCCGGACGTGACGGCCGGCGACTTCTGGCCCGGCTTCTACAGCCGCACGCACGTCGGCGCGGCCGGCGGCGACTACCGCCACGTGATGGACGGCCTGCGCGCCGGCCGGGTCTGGGTGGACCACGGCGGCCTGATCAAGTCGCTGGACGTGCGCGCGCGGGTGCAGGGCGACCGCAACCGCAAGGGCGGCACCCCGCTCGGCGGCGTGCTGAAGGTCCGCAAGGGCACCGCCGTCGAGGTCACCATCGACGTCGAGCTGGCCGACAAGCCGAACTGGGCGCAGCTGCTCCCGGTGCTGGCCCGCATCGACCTGATCATGGGTGCCGTCACCGGCGCGGCCGCGGACCGGGACGTGTTCACCGCCCCGAAGACCAAGGTGGTCAAGTCGTTCGAGGTCGCGAAGGGGAAGAAGACGGTCTCCTTCACGTACTCGTTCGGCCGGGTCTCGTCGCCGTTCTACTTCCGCGTCCGCGGCACCGACGGCAACTTCAGCCAGCCCGGCATCCACGGCGCCGCGATCGACCCGGTCGGCCCGAAGCTGGACGTGGTCGGCGACGCCGACCCGTGGCTCGACCTCTGGTTCTACGCGAACCCGATCTGGGTCCTGCCCTCCTGA
- a CDS encoding energy-coupling factor transporter transmembrane component T family protein — MTPVLARRNPAAKLAAALLFSLPLIVTLDPVAPAVAVTVELAVLPFFGVRPLTLLRRAAPLLLSIAGLLVTLLLFAADRSGTVLLDAGPVLLTTGVLWTALGMALRVLAIALPGLIVLATTDPTDLADALIQNARFSPRFALGALAAFRMVPLLTDEWRTLAAARRARGVDAGRNPIAAVRIFTSAAFALLVGAIRRGVRLATAMDARGFDARTPRTVARRQTFGHPDVLLMVAAAGLSAAALATSVLTGAFRPII, encoded by the coding sequence GTGACGCCGGTCCTCGCGCGGCGCAACCCGGCCGCGAAGCTCGCCGCCGCGCTGCTCTTCTCGCTGCCGCTGATCGTGACGCTGGACCCGGTCGCGCCGGCCGTGGCGGTCACGGTGGAGTTGGCCGTGCTGCCGTTCTTCGGCGTCCGCCCGCTGACGCTGCTGCGCCGGGCCGCGCCGCTGCTGCTGAGCATCGCCGGCCTGCTGGTGACGCTTCTGCTGTTCGCGGCGGACCGGTCCGGGACCGTGCTGCTGGACGCGGGCCCGGTGCTGCTCACCACCGGCGTGCTGTGGACCGCGCTCGGCATGGCGCTGCGCGTGCTGGCGATCGCGCTGCCCGGCCTGATCGTGCTGGCCACCACGGACCCGACCGACCTGGCCGACGCGCTGATCCAGAACGCCCGGTTCTCGCCGCGGTTCGCGCTCGGCGCGCTCGCCGCGTTCCGGATGGTGCCGCTGCTCACGGACGAGTGGCGGACGCTGGCCGCGGCACGCCGGGCCCGGGGCGTGGACGCGGGCCGCAACCCGATCGCGGCCGTCCGGATCTTCACCTCGGCCGCGTTCGCGCTGCTGGTCGGCGCGATCCGGCGGGGCGTACGGCTGGCCACCGCGATGGACGCGCGCGGCTTCGACGCGCGGACGCCCCGGACGGTGGCCCGGCGGCAGACCTTCGGTCACCCGGACGTGCTCCTGATGGTCGCCGCGGCCGGGCTCAGCGCCGCCGCGCTGGCGACCAGCGTGCTGACCGGCGCGTTCCGGCCGATCATCTGA
- a CDS encoding ABC transporter ATP-binding protein, translating to MRADVRGFGWRFAGRRDWAVRGVDLTVEAGERVLLLGASGAGKSTLLAALAGLLPEDSGESEGAIKAEHAALLFQDPQTQLVMSRSGDDVAFGLENLGVPGPDIWPRVDRALDAAGFPYGRDRPTAALSGGEAQRLALAGVLAMRPGLLLLDEPTANLDPAGATLIRGALARALGPDTALIVVEHRVAEVLPLINRVVVLAAGGGVLADGPPDPVFAEHGAALAEAGIWVPGHPIAPRRARHAAGDEVLRADRVAVHGRLDATGLGVREASVHAVLGPNGTGKSTLARLLGGLLAPDSGVVSATPALAGPDASRPPHRWRAAALAGRIGSVFQNPEHQFLTGTVREELALGPRRLRRSAADVTAVVDGLLERLRLTRLAGANPFTLSGGEARRLSVATALAAGPAVLILDEPTFGQDRRTWIELIDLLAALRDDDGAAIVAVTHDPDVVAVLADEVTTL from the coding sequence ATGAGGGCCGACGTCCGGGGCTTCGGGTGGCGGTTCGCCGGCCGGCGGGACTGGGCCGTGCGCGGCGTGGACCTGACCGTCGAGGCCGGCGAACGCGTGCTGCTGCTCGGTGCCTCGGGCGCCGGCAAGTCCACGCTGCTGGCCGCGCTGGCCGGCCTGCTCCCGGAGGACTCCGGCGAGTCCGAGGGCGCCATCAAGGCGGAGCACGCCGCGCTGCTGTTCCAGGATCCGCAGACCCAGCTGGTGATGAGCCGCAGCGGCGACGACGTGGCGTTCGGCCTGGAGAACCTGGGCGTACCCGGCCCGGACATCTGGCCCCGGGTGGACCGCGCGCTCGATGCGGCCGGCTTCCCCTACGGCCGGGACCGGCCGACCGCCGCGCTCTCCGGCGGCGAGGCACAGCGGCTCGCACTGGCCGGCGTGCTGGCCATGCGCCCCGGGCTGCTGCTGCTCGACGAGCCGACCGCGAACCTGGATCCGGCCGGCGCCACGCTGATCCGCGGCGCACTGGCCCGCGCGCTCGGCCCGGACACCGCGCTGATCGTGGTCGAGCACCGGGTCGCCGAGGTGCTGCCGCTGATCAACCGGGTGGTGGTGCTGGCCGCGGGCGGCGGCGTGCTCGCGGACGGGCCGCCGGACCCCGTCTTCGCGGAGCACGGCGCCGCGCTGGCCGAGGCCGGCATCTGGGTGCCCGGCCACCCGATCGCGCCCCGCCGGGCCCGGCACGCGGCCGGCGACGAGGTGCTGCGCGCTGACCGGGTCGCGGTGCACGGGCGCCTCGACGCGACCGGCCTGGGCGTCAGAGAAGCGAGCGTGCACGCGGTCCTCGGCCCGAACGGCACCGGCAAGTCCACGCTGGCCCGCCTGCTCGGCGGCCTGCTCGCCCCGGACTCCGGCGTGGTCTCGGCCACGCCCGCGCTGGCCGGGCCGGACGCGTCCCGCCCGCCGCACCGGTGGCGGGCCGCCGCGCTGGCCGGCCGGATCGGTTCGGTCTTCCAGAACCCGGAGCATCAGTTCCTCACGGGTACGGTCCGGGAGGAACTCGCGCTCGGCCCGCGCCGCCTGCGCCGCTCCGCCGCGGACGTGACCGCGGTGGTGGACGGCCTGCTGGAGCGGCTGCGGCTGACCCGGCTGGCCGGCGCGAACCCGTTCACGCTCTCCGGCGGGGAGGCGCGGCGGCTGAGCGTGGCGACCGCGCTGGCCGCCGGCCCGGCCGTGCTGATCCTGGACGAGCCCACGTTCGGCCAGGACCGCCGCACCTGGATCGAGCTGATCGACCTGCTCGCCGCGCTGCGCGACGACGACGGCGCCGCGATCGTCGCGGTCACCCACGACCCGGACGTGGTGGCCGTGCTCGCGGACGAGGTGACCACGCTGTGA
- a CDS encoding ECF transporter S component, giving the protein MSNTSSRWRTVDIVVASVIAAAFGVVFWAWNLLYTATDAAFAFFPPAHAVLYGVWLLPGVLAGLVIRKPGAALYAETLASIISALLGSAWGTTVIPQGLLQGLGAELAFLAVGYRSFRLPVAVLSGLLAGLAAGVWDTFAYFAANDLWAFRIPMIVITVLSAGVIAGAGGWALTRALAATGVLDRFPSGRDRDPV; this is encoded by the coding sequence ATGAGCAACACCTCAAGCAGGTGGCGCACCGTCGACATCGTCGTCGCCTCGGTGATCGCCGCCGCGTTCGGCGTGGTCTTCTGGGCCTGGAACCTGCTCTACACCGCGACCGACGCCGCGTTCGCGTTCTTCCCGCCCGCACACGCCGTGCTCTACGGCGTCTGGCTGCTGCCGGGCGTGCTGGCCGGCCTGGTCATCCGCAAGCCGGGCGCCGCGCTCTACGCGGAGACGCTCGCGTCGATCATCTCCGCGCTGCTCGGCAGCGCCTGGGGCACCACGGTCATCCCGCAGGGCCTGCTCCAGGGCCTCGGCGCGGAGCTGGCCTTCCTCGCGGTCGGCTACCGCTCGTTCCGGCTGCCGGTCGCGGTGCTGTCCGGGCTGCTGGCCGGGCTCGCGGCCGGCGTCTGGGACACGTTCGCCTACTTCGCGGCGAACGACCTGTGGGCGTTCCGGATCCCGATGATCGTGATCACCGTGCTGAGCGCGGGCGTGATCGCGGGTGCCGGCGGCTGGGCGCTGACCCGCGCGCTGGCCGCGACCGGCGTGCTCGACCGTTTCCCCTCGGGCCGTGACCGGGACCCGGTCTAG
- a CDS encoding permease gives MDWSAPTPPPDRKPPRKRLGGRIGSVEVLAVLLVLLVIFRNPLGGLISAPILQTWTTVFVSVMVQAVPFLVFGVLLSAVIAVFVPRSFWAKALPRHPALAVPVASVAGVVLPGCECGSVPIAGSLIRRGVTPAAALAFLLAAPAINPIVLTATAVAFPNDPEMVVARAVASLIVAMMMGWLWLRLGKADWIKLPHRPDLEGVSKMQAFWAATRHDIVHAGGFLVIGAAAAATINVVVPEAWLQTLAQQPVLAVLALAVLAVLLSICSEADAFVAASLSQFSLTSRLVFLVVGPMVDLKLISMQIGVFGRRFATRFAPATFVAAVLVASGVGMVLL, from the coding sequence ATCGACTGGTCGGCCCCGACGCCACCTCCCGATCGGAAGCCGCCGCGCAAGCGGCTCGGCGGCCGGATCGGGTCGGTCGAGGTGCTGGCCGTGCTGCTGGTGCTGCTGGTGATCTTCCGCAACCCGCTGGGCGGCCTGATCTCCGCGCCGATTCTGCAGACCTGGACCACGGTGTTCGTCTCCGTGATGGTGCAGGCGGTGCCGTTCCTGGTCTTCGGCGTGCTGCTGTCCGCCGTGATCGCGGTCTTCGTGCCGCGCTCGTTCTGGGCGAAGGCACTGCCCCGGCATCCGGCGCTCGCGGTCCCGGTGGCCAGCGTGGCCGGGGTCGTGCTGCCCGGCTGCGAGTGCGGGTCCGTGCCGATCGCCGGGTCACTGATCCGGCGCGGCGTCACGCCGGCCGCCGCGCTCGCGTTCCTGCTGGCCGCGCCCGCGATCAACCCGATCGTGCTGACCGCCACCGCGGTCGCGTTCCCGAACGATCCGGAGATGGTGGTGGCCCGCGCGGTCGCCAGCCTGATCGTGGCGATGATGATGGGCTGGCTCTGGCTGCGCCTCGGCAAGGCCGACTGGATCAAGCTGCCGCACCGGCCCGACCTCGAGGGCGTCTCGAAGATGCAGGCGTTCTGGGCCGCCACCCGCCACGACATCGTGCACGCGGGCGGCTTCCTGGTGATCGGTGCCGCGGCGGCCGCCACGATCAACGTGGTGGTGCCGGAGGCCTGGCTGCAGACCCTCGCCCAGCAGCCGGTGCTGGCCGTGCTCGCGCTGGCCGTGCTCGCGGTGCTGCTGTCCATCTGCTCCGAGGCGGACGCGTTCGTGGCCGCCTCGCTGTCCCAGTTCTCGCTCACGTCGCGGCTGGTGTTCCTGGTCGTCGGCCCGATGGTCGACCTCAAACTGATCTCGATGCAGATCGGCGTCTTCGGGCGCCGCTTCGCCACCCGGTTCGCGCCGGCCACGTTCGTGGCGGCCGTGCTCGTGGCGTCCGGTGTGGGGATGGTGCTGCTGTGA
- a CDS encoding TIGR03943 family putative permease subunit produces the protein MNRQAQAVIMLLFGGAILKASIGDLYLRYVKEMLQPFLIASALLLIAAGVMTLWYDLRAPQTEHDHEEDDGHGHKHHEPRVGWLLILPVLGLLLVAPPALGAYAAGQSGSALAGQQAESDYPALPEGDPVKVTMLDYASRAVFDEGKSLTDRRLLLTGFVTQGPDGQPMLARMILSCCAADGRPIKVGLSGNVPAAVPSDTWIEVTGAYTAQTAKDPVNEATVPYLEVETWQEIPAPKQQYE, from the coding sequence GTGAACCGTCAGGCTCAGGCCGTGATCATGCTGCTGTTCGGCGGCGCGATCCTGAAGGCGTCGATCGGCGATCTCTATCTGCGCTACGTCAAGGAGATGCTCCAGCCGTTCCTGATCGCCTCGGCGCTGCTGCTCATCGCGGCCGGCGTGATGACGCTGTGGTACGACCTGCGGGCCCCGCAGACCGAGCACGACCACGAGGAGGACGACGGGCACGGGCACAAGCATCACGAGCCGCGCGTCGGCTGGCTGCTGATCCTGCCGGTGCTCGGGCTGCTGCTGGTCGCGCCGCCCGCGCTCGGGGCGTACGCGGCCGGTCAGTCCGGCAGCGCGCTCGCCGGGCAGCAGGCCGAGTCCGACTACCCGGCACTGCCCGAGGGCGACCCGGTCAAGGTCACGATGCTGGACTACGCCTCGCGGGCCGTCTTCGACGAGGGGAAGTCGCTGACCGACCGGCGGCTGCTGCTCACCGGATTCGTCACGCAGGGGCCGGACGGGCAGCCGATGCTGGCCCGCATGATCCTCAGCTGCTGCGCCGCGGACGGCCGGCCGATCAAGGTCGGGCTGAGCGGGAACGTGCCGGCCGCCGTACCCTCGGACACATGGATCGAGGTCACTGGGGCCTACACGGCGCAGACCGCGAAGGACCCGGTCAACGAGGCCACGGTTCCCTACCTGGAGGTGGAGACGTGGCAGGAGATCCCGGCACCGAAGCAGCAGTACGAGTAG
- a CDS encoding alpha/beta fold hydrolase, whose translation MAGDPGTEAAVRVGARGFTFDVFAGGPAGGEPILLLHGFPQHSAEWDLVIPHLHAAGMRTFALDQRGYSAGARPSGAAAYTLEELVADAVAVLDALGLASAHVCGHDWGAFVAWALAGAHPDRVRSLTAVSVPHPAAMAWALRHDRDQRRRSSYILLFRRRFLAEAVLLAFRGRALRKMLIGKRADRYVSRMRRPGALTAALNWYRAPITMRTGPIEVPTTLVWSDGDPALGRAGAERTARYVRADYRFAELTGVDHWVPERVPDRLADEILARAGIVAG comes from the coding sequence GTGGCAGGAGATCCCGGCACCGAAGCAGCAGTACGAGTAGGCGCGCGCGGGTTCACGTTCGACGTCTTCGCGGGCGGGCCGGCCGGCGGTGAGCCGATCCTGCTGCTGCACGGCTTCCCGCAGCACAGCGCGGAGTGGGACCTGGTGATCCCGCACCTGCACGCGGCCGGCATGCGGACGTTCGCGCTGGACCAGCGCGGTTACTCCGCGGGCGCGCGCCCGTCCGGCGCCGCCGCCTACACGCTGGAGGAGCTGGTCGCGGACGCGGTCGCGGTGCTGGACGCGCTCGGCCTGGCGTCCGCGCACGTCTGCGGGCACGACTGGGGCGCGTTCGTCGCCTGGGCGCTGGCCGGGGCGCATCCGGACCGGGTCCGGTCGCTCACCGCGGTCTCGGTGCCGCACCCGGCCGCGATGGCCTGGGCGCTGCGCCACGACCGGGACCAGCGCCGCCGGTCGTCGTACATCCTGTTGTTCCGGCGCCGGTTCCTGGCCGAGGCGGTGCTGCTCGCGTTCCGCGGCCGGGCGCTGCGGAAGATGCTGATCGGCAAGCGCGCCGACCGCTACGTGTCCCGCATGCGGCGGCCGGGCGCGCTGACCGCGGCGCTGAACTGGTACCGCGCGCCGATCACGATGCGGACCGGCCCGATCGAGGTGCCCACCACGCTGGTCTGGAGCGACGGTGATCCCGCGCTCGGCCGGGCCGGTGCGGAGCGCACCGCGCGGTACGTGCGCGCCGACTACCGGTTCGCCGAGCTGACCGGCGTCGATCACTGGGTGCCGGAGCGGGTTCCGGACCGGTTGGCCGACGAGATCCTCGCCCGGGCCGGTATCGTCGCCGGGTGA
- a CDS encoding aminoglycoside N(3)-acetyltransferase — translation MSLLPPTRSSLAADLAGLGVRPGGVVLVHSSLRAIGWVCGGAEAVVLALRDVLGPDGTIAVPTHTPVNSDPARWINPRVPVEWWDVIRAETPAFDPARTPSRAMGAIAEQVRTWPGALRSDHPQVSFAALGPHAAAITEGHALGDGLGETSPLGRLHRLGADVLMLGTGWDTCTSFHLAEYRWAGAPWHTEGGAVRRPDGRRTWATWEDVAFDASDFELLGADLPRFVTVHTGPAGTGTGTRVAMPAAVDFAARWLPFHRV, via the coding sequence GTGAGCCTCCTCCCGCCGACCCGCTCCTCGCTGGCCGCGGACCTGGCCGGGCTCGGCGTCCGCCCCGGCGGTGTGGTGCTGGTGCACAGCTCGCTGCGCGCGATCGGCTGGGTGTGCGGCGGCGCGGAGGCGGTGGTCCTGGCGCTGCGCGACGTGCTCGGCCCGGACGGCACGATAGCGGTGCCCACGCACACGCCGGTCAATTCGGACCCGGCCCGCTGGATCAACCCGCGGGTGCCGGTCGAGTGGTGGGACGTGATCCGTGCCGAGACGCCCGCGTTCGACCCCGCGCGCACGCCCAGCCGGGCGATGGGCGCGATCGCCGAGCAGGTCCGCACCTGGCCCGGCGCGCTGCGTAGCGACCACCCGCAGGTGTCGTTCGCCGCGCTCGGCCCGCACGCGGCGGCGATCACCGAGGGGCACGCGCTCGGCGACGGGCTCGGCGAGACGTCGCCGCTCGGCCGGCTCCACCGGCTCGGCGCGGACGTGCTGATGCTCGGCACCGGCTGGGACACGTGCACGTCGTTCCACCTGGCCGAGTACCGCTGGGCCGGGGCGCCCTGGCACACCGAGGGTGGCGCGGTGCGCCGGCCGGACGGCCGGCGCACGTGGGCGACCTGGGAGGACGTGGCGTTCGACGCGTCCGATTTCGAGCTGCTCGGCGCTGACCTGCCGCGGTTCGTGACGGTCCACACCGGACCGGCCGGCACCGGGACCGGCACCCGCGTCGCGATGCCGGCCGCGGTCGACTTCGCGGCCCGCTGGCTGCCGTTCCACCGGGTTTGA